In Posidoniimonas corsicana, the genomic window GCGGAACCTTAGATCACGTCGCTAACCGCTACAAGCGTTTCGGCGCCCCGCCGTCACCCGCGCCGTCCCCCGGGATGACACGCGGGCCGGGTTGGTTCCGCCTCTTCCAGGCCGCATACTTGAAGCCGAGTTGCACCGGAGTTGCGGCGCCTAGCTTATCCATCACTTTTCTCCGGTGAAGCTCGATGGTCCGTAGCGCGAGGCCCATCTTTGCCGCAGCGACTCGGCTTGAAGCTCCGCCGACTAGAATATCGAGCAGAGCGATCTCGCGTTTGCTGAACTCGGGCATAGTACCTGCCAGTGGGGGGCCGTGCCGGGATTCTTGCAGGATCGTTGGCACCCGACCCCTAATGAGCGTGCAGCATCCAATCGAACCGGGGCGGCGCGCCTGAGTTCCGGCGCATCGCGACATTAAGTCTGGTATGGCGGGTTATCGCCACTACAAGATGCGGTGGTCGTCTTGCATTGCGGAGTCGCGTGGCAACAATCGCGACCCCATGAAATCCCCGTTCCACTCAACGCCCGTCGTCAGAACACCGCCGCTCCCCCTACCCGAGGGTGTGACGCGTTACCCCCACGCGAGCCCTGACTCCACGCTCGCCAACTGCTGGGCGGTCCGGCTGGAACTGCACAAGCCGAGCGGCGCCGGCTCCATCGGCTGGATCGTCTGGCGCGACCCCACGCCCAAGGCCGAGCGGATTAAGCCGCTAGGGAAAGAGCGGATCACGGATCTACGGCCGGGGGATCGGGTGGAGGTTCGCGGGGCGGAGTTTGTGGTTCGGGGGGTGGAGCTTTGGCGGTAGCATGACGCGCAGGCGTTTCACGCCTGAGCGTCGAAGAATTGGGCTAAGAGGCGCTGAGGTTGGGCACACCAACTACAGTTCGGCGAGTCGCTCAGAGCTGGCGGCTGGTCCAACTTCTGCAACATAGCAACCCATCAATATCGCGGCGGTGATTTCGCCCTCAGTAGCTTCGCCAGCAGTTTCCGTACAATACACACATACGTCCAGCATCTTCAGATACGGCATAGATAACACGGGCAAGCTGTTCGTTGAGCGGTACGGGAGAGAACACACGCTTCCCAAATACCTCAACTCGCGTTTGTCAGTCATGGGGCCTTCGTCGGCTTGAGCTCTGACATGGCGAACAGGTTTCGTTCAATGTTCGCCGAGATGTCATCAAGCGGCAAATGGCTAAGATTGTCTTCTGAGAATGGATTCTCAAGTTCCACGCCAATCTGATCGAGCGTTAGCAGAGGATATGCGACTAGCATGGTGATGACCGGAATTAACCACACCGTATCACTTATATGAAGAAGAGCGATTGGCAATATGAGGAGAAACAGCAGGATAAAACGTCTGATGGTAATGGAATATATCCGTGGCAGCGGCGTCGCCAAGATTCGTTCGCACGCCCCAATATGATCAATCAACAAAGCCCGCTCCCGGTCGATTTGCATGAAGGCGAACCCGTCCATCGCAAACCGTTCGGTAGCGTCCTGGAGTAACTCGGCGAGCCGTAATGCCACAAGACTCGGCATGTGATTCGCTTCCGCTAGTTCGTTTGCACGTTCAATGCCGATTAGATTGCCGGTTTCAGCGGATGGCTGTTCACTTCGAAGGCTGAGGTGAGCGACGTACGGAAAAACCGCAGTCCACCGAACCACATTCTCTCTCCATTCCGAATCATGTGGTCCGTAAGCCATTGCACTGATAACAAGATTGCGTGATTGATTGACAATCCCCCCCCACTTTGTACGAGCTTCCCACCAACGGTCATATCCTGCATTCAATCGAATGACGAGGAGAATCCCCAACACCGCTCCTGCGAATCCAAGTGGCCTGATGTCGAGAGTGAAGGAAGGGTCGAACATGTGTTGCGTGAACCACGCAACGGCGCAGACAATGCTACCAAGCAAGCCAAAGAACAGTATTGATGGCAAGACATGAACAGTAATTGACCCCTGAAGGGCAACTGCCTCTCGCCAGAATCCCTTACGGGTTTGGTAACTTCTCATCAGGTCCTGTCCTGAAGTCACCAGTTCAGACAATCTGATGCGGCTTTCACCGTACGCTGTTTGCAACTGGATTGTGATGTTCGGTCAATTTCTTCCTTCCCGCCCCGGCGGTAAGGCCCGGTGACACCTGCCCGCCCGAAATAAGTACGTCGCTACCAGCATCGGCACGGAACTCCCAGCCGATGGTTCCCTCCGTGACCCGAACTAGCAGCCCGTTGATTTATGGGGTGACGCCGCGGCATGTCAGAATAAATCAAGCCCGTTTGCCGTCGGGCCCCTGCGATCGGCTCGACAAATCCTTGGTTTCCGCTCGTCTTGCGAGCCCCGTTTCAGTCGGCGGGACAGTTTTTCCTGACAGGGCCTCGCGAGTGACCATTAATCAACGGCGGCTAGGCTCCCCGACCTTGCTACTACGTCGGAACCTACCTCGCCGCCTGGACCGACAAAGAGGCTGTTACCGTCCATTAACTCGACGCCATTCTCCACGACCATTAGTGGCGCGTTGGTAACGAGCTGGGCTTTAGTCGCGGCACCAAGGTACAAAACCAAAGTGCAAGCGAAAAGACAATGCAGCGGCGGATACATACTCATTCGGTGATTCGCTTGCGGCGAGAGCTAGTGGCACATCCGAATGTCCAGCTGGCGGCGGGGTTGAGCCAGGCGTTGAGACCGGACTATGGATCGTTTCAACCGTGATTACTACGACGTGGGCTCTACTTGCCCTTCTTTTCTCGTTGCTTCTGCCGTTTCTCCTTCGGAGTAAGCTGCGCCTTTTTTTGCTGCTCTCTTTTGCCTTTGTCCTTACTTCCTTTATCACCCATGACTGGTTCTCCTAGATTGAAGGCGGTAGTAACTACTCTGGTTCTATTGCGGATAGCAATTCGTTGAGGGGGATCGTGCCGAAAGTTGTGGCGTAGTCGGACATCGCGTAAGGCAAGATTAGGTGGTCGTTGTGAACAACTGCTCCACAGCTATACACAACATTCGGAACATATCCTTCTCTTTCTTCCTCATTAGGCGTCAACAGCGGATGCTTCAGCCGTCCAATCAAGCGAGATGGATCATCACGGTCTACTAGAAAGGCTCCTATGGAATACTTCCGCATGGGGCCGACACCATGAGTGAGGATCAGCCACCCGGCGTCCGTCTCGATGGGAGAACCGCAGTTTCCGACCTGCACAAAATCCCAAGGGTAAGTAGGCCTTATGAGAACCCGTTTTGAGTGCCAGAAATGCAGCATGTCTGAGTACATCAGAAAGAGGTTCTCCCCGTCTTGACGTGACAGCATCGCATAGCGCCCATTGATCTTCCTGGGGAACAGCGCCAAGCCCTTGTCGGCTATAGCCGGGCCATTGAGAGTGTGCATCTTGAAGTCAAGAAAGTCATCGGTTTCCAACAACTGCGGAAGTACAAGACGTCCGTCATAAGCGCTGTAGGTGGCGTAGTACCGGATGCCGCCGTCTTCCTCTTGGAAGCGGACGAAACGCGCATCCTCCATCCCTGCTGTTTCTGTTGGGCTGTACGGGAAGATGAGGCGTTCGGATAGCTTTGTCTCCGGTAGGTAGGTGATCTCGTAGTTCGACCTGGCGAGCGTGACGATCCCGTCAAGAACCGTGTCAAATTCGTGGTGGCGCATGCGGTTCTCACGCACCGCTAGCTCCAACGCCTCGTCAAGTTGTTCAAGCGAGAACTCTTTGTCGAGGCGGCCCACTACGCGGTTCGTGAACCCGCCCGCCAACCCGAGTTCGGCCAGCTTCCGAAGAAACAGCGTCTTCTGATACCAGGTGTCGGTGACGACGTCGGCAGGCGTAGCGAAGCGTGTCGGCTTGTCAATCGAGATTGCACACTGCGAGTCAACGACCCCGGACCGAAACGTGATCGAGGAGAGGTGTCCTTCCCCAGTGGCGCGCAGGCTGAGCACAAAACGGCGTGTGCCCTTAGGCAGCCCCGACTGATCAGGGTGCCATACGATAGAGGGGTTGAACAGCGCCGCCGACTCGACAGCGTACTCCTGGGTGAAGTAGGCTCCGATCAGCAGCCGGCGATTCTCACTTAGCGGGGCGTCGGTGATCAGGTGCTCGCGCACGTCCTCGAATCTCGCCAGGAGGAAGTCCCTGGGGCGTTGATGCCGCCCGTGGAACTCCTCCAGCACGTTGGCTATCAGCTCGCCGACTTCGGCTTCCGGCAACGCCGAGAGGCGCGCGATAATTCGTAGGGTTCGCTCCTCGGGAAGAGGAATGAAGGGTCGGAGGACGACCCGCTTGCTGTTGGGAGAGAGGACGATCCCGGTTCTGTTAATCTGCATGTACGAGCCGCAAGGCTTCCTGGTCACGATTCTCATCCGTCGCCGTGGTGGCGTCCGGTGTGGCGACGATCGCCAGGGAACTCTCTAGCTGCTCCATTTCAACGAGCGACATCAGAAACGCCAGCGTCGATTCCGCCCCTTGGTTCTCGTTAACGCGGCCCTCCTGCAATCCGTCGTGACAACCCGCAGTCGCCGAATCGTAGAGCGGCTGCCCGAGATCGTTGCGACAGAGGAACCAGTCGAACGCCATCTGGGCTTGGTCTATCCAGAACGGGTCGCCTTCGGCGTTGTACGCCTCGATCGCGGCGGAGATCATCGCGTGGGCCTCAATCGGCTGCTGATCGTAGGCGGCGATGGGTTTCCCACGTCGATAGAAGCCGTTGCTGCCAATGGGCCGGAACCGCCCCTCCGGAGACACCTGCTTGGCGGCTAGCCAGCGAAGCGAGTCGAGGCCGATCTTGGTCGCCTTCGCGTTGCCGCTCCACTTCCCGCTGAGGATCAGCGCGTGGGAAAGCTTGGCGCTCGCGTAGGAGGCGATGCTCTCGAACCAGGGCCAGTCATCGGTCGCGCTCCGCTCGTACAGTTCGATCAGTTTGTCGGTGAGGGTGTCACGCATCTGATCGACGAGGCGGTCGCCGCTGAGGCGCCGGAGGTACTCGTGGATGCCGATCAAGGCCAACGCCCAGGTTCTCGGCGACGTAGTTCTCGCCGGGGCCGGCAGGGCCCGCTGAAAGAGCTGAACCGACCAGGACTGGAAGCTCCTCCGGCGCGACCGCCCGGCGCAGACACCGAGCGCCCACACCGCACGTCCTTGTGAGTCGTCAGAGCCATTCTGCTCCAGCCACGTCCGATCGAAGGCCATAAAGTTCCGGAAGCGGCCGGTACCCTCGTCGAACGCGTGGTTTAGGAACGCGGCGTAACTGGAAGCGGCTTGGTGCAGCTCGATCGAATCACGCCCAAGGTCTTCCATGAGAACGGTAAAAATGAGCGCCCTGGCGTTGTCGTCGGTGCAGTACCCCTCCTGAAAGTTGGGCAACGAGAAGGTAGCGTGCTGGAAGATGCCGGTCGAGTCGGTCATCCGCAGCACGTGGTCGAGTCGGATCTTGGGGTGTGCGAGCGGCTGTTCGTCGAGCGTCCTGATCGCCAGCGGCTTGGGCGTCACGGACTGGCTCTGCCGCGCGAGCCCGAACGAGTCAGAGTAGAGCCCGGCGACGTGGCTCCAGACCATCTCACGCCCCAGCAGGTACGCCTTCTTCCGCATCGCGTGACGGCGTGGTTCGTCTTGCAGCAGGGCGATGGTCTCTGTAGCGATCGCGGCGGAGTCACCGAATGGCGTCAACACGCCCCGCCCGTCTGCCAACAATTCCTCGGCGTGCCAGTACGGGGTTGAGATCACCGCCTGACCGCACCCAAACGAGTAGGCGAGCGTTCCCGAGACGGCTTGCGCCGCGTTCAGGTACGGTGTGATGTAGAGGTCGGTCGCTCCGATGAAATTGGTAAGCTCTTCGAGTTCGACAAAGCGGTTGTAGAAAACGACGCGCTTCTGTATGCCCAACTCCTTGGCCAGTCTTTCAAGGCCGATCCGATAGGTCTCCCCCTCGCTGCGGAGCAGACTGGGGTGGGTCGCTCCGAGCACAAGGTAGACGAAGCTTGGGACTTCTCGGACGATTTCAGGCAACGCCTTGAGGACCACCTCGATCCCTTTGTTGGGCGAAAGGAGCCCGAAAGTTAGTCCTACGTGCTTGCCCGCCAGGTCGAATTGATCCTTGTAGAAGTTCGGATCGGAGAAGGGCCGGTCGGGGATGCCGTGGACGATCAGGTCGATCTTCTCATCCGGAACTTGGTACTGCTCAAGGAGCGTCGCCCGGCTCCGCCGGGTCATGACGACGACCCGCGTCGATAGCTCGAGCAACTGCTCCATTACCCGGCGCAAGGTCTTGTCGGGATCGGGGAGCACCGTGTGCAGCGTCGTTACCACTGGCACCCGCAGGTCGCGAAGAAAGCTCAAGATGTGGGCGCCCCGAGGGCCGCCATAGATCCCGAACTCGTGCTGGAGTGAGACGACGTCAACGTTGCTGAAATTGAGGAAGTCCGCTGCCCGGCGGTAGGACTCCCGGTCCTGTTCTCTGATCTGGAACCGGACGTTGAGTGGGTAGTCGTAACCCTCCTCGATATCGTCAACTGGCACGACGAGGCATTCGGTGTTCGCGAGGCCGGCGACGGCGGAGCTAAGGTCGTGCGTGAAGGTTGCGATGCCGCATTTTCGCGGCGGGTAATCGCCAACAAAGGCGACTCGCAGAGTGTCGGAAATCGTCATTGGGAATCTTCGAGAGGTTGTTACTGACGGGCGTTACTGCAGCGAGTCAAGCACGGAGTCACGGGACAGGTTGACAACGCCAATCGCTTCGTCTGCCGCGCCGTAGTAAACCGCCAGAGTCGGACCGGCATCGATCAACGCGGTGGGAAAGACGACGTTCGGCACGAAGCCAGAACACTCAAAGTCGGCGAGAGGCCGAAGGAGGGGCTCAAGGCTCCGACGCAGGACACGCGTCGGGTCGTCACGGTCAAGCAGAACGGCGGCTCCGCAGTAGGCCCCAATCTGTCCAATTTCACCCGAGGACCCGCAGCCGTGGTAGAGCACCAGCCAGCCGTCGTCCGTTTCGATCGGCGGCGCCCCGGCGCCGATGCGTTGGTTATCCCAACCGCCGATGCCGCTGAGCAGCGGCTCGTGAGCGCCCCAGTTCAACAGGTCGGGCGAGGGTGCGAGCCAGATCTCGGGACGGCAGAAGTCGGTCCTCGCCGTCGGCCGATGGAGTGCGACGTACTCGTCGCCAATCTTGCGCGGGAAGAGAACGACATCCTTATTCTCGGGCGGGAAGATGACGCCGTGGCGCGCAAAGTCAATGAAGTCTCGGGTCGAGGCGAGGGCGGTCACTGCTCCGTGCCGCGAAACGGCGACGTAGGTGACCCAGTGAGCACTGTCGATGGTGGT contains:
- a CDS encoding LuxR C-terminal-related transcriptional regulator: MSRCAGTQARRPGSIGCCTLIRGRVPTILQESRHGPPLAGTMPEFSKREIALLDILVGGASSRVAAAKMGLALRTIELHRRKVMDKLGAATPVQLGFKYAAWKRRNQPGPRVIPGDGAGDGGAPKRL
- a CDS encoding bestrophin family protein, with translation MRSYQTRKGFWREAVALQGSITVHVLPSILFFGLLGSIVCAVAWFTQHMFDPSFTLDIRPLGFAGAVLGILLVIRLNAGYDRWWEARTKWGGIVNQSRNLVISAMAYGPHDSEWRENVVRWTAVFPYVAHLSLRSEQPSAETGNLIGIERANELAEANHMPSLVALRLAELLQDATERFAMDGFAFMQIDRERALLIDHIGACERILATPLPRIYSITIRRFILLFLLILPIALLHISDTVWLIPVITMLVAYPLLTLDQIGVELENPFSEDNLSHLPLDDISANIERNLFAMSELKPTKAP
- a CDS encoding glycoside hydrolase family 130 protein; translation: MTRKPCGSYMQINRTGIVLSPNSKRVVLRPFIPLPEERTLRIIARLSALPEAEVGELIANVLEEFHGRHQRPRDFLLARFEDVREHLITDAPLSENRRLLIGAYFTQEYAVESAALFNPSIVWHPDQSGLPKGTRRFVLSLRATGEGHLSSITFRSGVVDSQCAISIDKPTRFATPADVVTDTWYQKTLFLRKLAELGLAGGFTNRVVGRLDKEFSLEQLDEALELAVRENRMRHHEFDTVLDGIVTLARSNYEITYLPETKLSERLIFPYSPTETAGMEDARFVRFQEEDGGIRYYATYSAYDGRLVLPQLLETDDFLDFKMHTLNGPAIADKGLALFPRKINGRYAMLSRQDGENLFLMYSDMLHFWHSKRVLIRPTYPWDFVQVGNCGSPIETDAGWLILTHGVGPMRKYSIGAFLVDRDDPSRLIGRLKHPLLTPNEEEREGYVPNVVYSCGAVVHNDHLILPYAMSDYATTFGTIPLNELLSAIEPE
- a CDS encoding glycosyltransferase family 4 protein, coding for MTISDTLRVAFVGDYPPRKCGIATFTHDLSSAVAGLANTECLVVPVDDIEEGYDYPLNVRFQIREQDRESYRRAADFLNFSNVDVVSLQHEFGIYGGPRGAHILSFLRDLRVPVVTTLHTVLPDPDKTLRRVMEQLLELSTRVVVMTRRSRATLLEQYQVPDEKIDLIVHGIPDRPFSDPNFYKDQFDLAGKHVGLTFGLLSPNKGIEVVLKALPEIVREVPSFVYLVLGATHPSLLRSEGETYRIGLERLAKELGIQKRVVFYNRFVELEELTNFIGATDLYITPYLNAAQAVSGTLAYSFGCGQAVISTPYWHAEELLADGRGVLTPFGDSAAIATETIALLQDEPRRHAMRKKAYLLGREMVWSHVAGLYSDSFGLARQSQSVTPKPLAIRTLDEQPLAHPKIRLDHVLRMTDSTGIFQHATFSLPNFQEGYCTDDNARALIFTVLMEDLGRDSIELHQAASSYAAFLNHAFDEGTGRFRNFMAFDRTWLEQNGSDDSQGRAVWALGVCAGRSRRRSFQSWSVQLFQRALPAPARTTSPRTWALALIGIHEYLRRLSGDRLVDQMRDTLTDKLIELYERSATDDWPWFESIASYASAKLSHALILSGKWSGNAKATKIGLDSLRWLAAKQVSPEGRFRPIGSNGFYRRGKPIAAYDQQPIEAHAMISAAIEAYNAEGDPFWIDQAQMAFDWFLCRNDLGQPLYDSATAGCHDGLQEGRVNENQGAESTLAFLMSLVEMEQLESSLAIVATPDATTATDENRDQEALRLVHAD
- a CDS encoding glycoside hydrolase family 130 protein, with the protein product MTSADEVAPLTHGFEVIGVFNPGVVRTGDRIMLLARVAERPKPGHPGRIGMPRIEQGGKVTVDWEPESEFDLSDPRVVRALNNGQSRLTSISHLRVFHRNEDGPGTWSADLVLLPESPTEEYGVEDPRITTIDSAHWVTYVAVSRHGAVTALASTRDFIDFARHGVIFPPENKDVVLFPRKIGDEYVALHRPTARTDFCRPEIWLAPSPDLLNWGAHEPLLSGIGGWDNQRIGAGAPPIETDDGWLVLYHGCGSSGEIGQIGAYCGAAVLLDRDDPTRVLRRSLEPLLRPLADFECSGFVPNVVFPTALIDAGPTLAVYYGAADEAIGVVNLSRDSVLDSLQ